One Tunturibacter gelidoferens genomic region harbors:
- a CDS encoding ExeA family protein: protein MYKTFFKLQSSPFGTSPDPRFLYMMPHTREALACLEYGISARKGFTVLTGEVGTGKTTLLRRALSSFSGRKVSTSFVFNPRLDVLDFLEFVLTDFGIVPATRTKSGMLLQLNRWLIERFRMEETCVVVVDEAQNLSWELLEEIRLLTNLETSSEKLLQIVLSGQPELEEKLRHPSVRQLRQRVSLWCRTQALTESQTHAYVAERLRIAGASWPLFSPEALDLVHRASRGIPRIINLLCEHSLIVAYVEQVQQVTATIVEGVAAELELEVLPFMLSSAVIGNGDKQPAFNSKEDNFMAAFNREPGRHDR from the coding sequence ATGTATAAAACCTTCTTCAAGCTACAGAGCAGTCCGTTCGGAACCAGTCCCGACCCCCGGTTCCTCTACATGATGCCCCACACGCGCGAGGCCCTGGCGTGTCTGGAGTACGGAATCTCCGCACGAAAGGGGTTTACGGTTCTGACAGGCGAGGTGGGCACCGGAAAGACGACACTGCTCCGCCGGGCGTTGAGCTCCTTCAGCGGCCGCAAGGTCTCCACGTCGTTCGTCTTCAATCCACGCCTCGATGTGCTGGACTTCCTGGAGTTTGTGTTGACCGACTTCGGCATTGTGCCGGCGACGCGAACCAAGTCGGGCATGCTGCTGCAGTTGAATCGCTGGCTGATCGAACGCTTCCGTATGGAAGAGACCTGCGTGGTGGTTGTCGATGAGGCTCAGAATCTCTCCTGGGAGCTGTTGGAGGAGATTCGGTTGCTGACCAACCTTGAGACCTCGTCGGAGAAGCTGTTGCAGATTGTGCTATCTGGCCAGCCCGAGCTCGAAGAGAAGCTGCGCCATCCAAGCGTGAGGCAGCTCCGGCAGCGCGTGTCTCTGTGGTGCCGTACCCAGGCTTTGACCGAGAGCCAGACCCATGCCTACGTCGCCGAGCGCCTGAGAATAGCCGGTGCAAGCTGGCCGCTCTTCTCGCCTGAGGCGCTGGATCTGGTTCATCGCGCGAGCCGGGGAATTCCGCGCATCATCAACCTGCTTTGCGAGCACTCACTTATCGTGGCCTATGTCGAACAGGTGCAGCAGGTGACTGCGACGATCGTCGAGGGTGTCGCGGCGGAGCTTGAGCTGGAGGTGCTGCCGTTCATGCTCTCGTCGGCGGTGATTGGTAACGGCGACAAGCAGCCCGCTTTTAACTCGAAAGAAGACAATTTTATGGCAGCTTTCAATAGAGAGCCGGGAAGGCACGACCGATGA